The following is a genomic window from Opitutus sp. ER46.
CCCGCGCGCGCGCTGTGCTGGTGGATCGTCCGCGCCACCAGTTCCTTGCCCGTGCCGCTCTCGCCTTCGATGAGCACCGTCACGTCGCTGCGCGCCACCTCCTGCGCCGTCTCCAGCACGCGGCGCATCGGCTCGCTTTCCCCGATCAGCAGCCCCGGCTCCGCCTTCTTGCGCAACCGCTGCCGCAGCTCGTTGTTCTCCGCGACGACGTTCCGAAATTCCAGCGCCTTGGCGACCAGCAGCCGCAGCCGCTGCATGTCCAGCGGCTTCGTCACGTAGTCGTAGGCGCCCGCCTTCATCGCCTCGACCGCGTTCTCCACCGTGCCGTACGCGGTCATCACGATGAACTGCGTGTCCGCGTGCGCCTGCCGCGCCTGCTGCAGCAGCTGCAGCCCGCTCATCTCCGGCATGCGCACGTCCGTCAGCACCACCTGGTACGAGTGCGCGCCCAGCAGCTCCAGCGCCGTGCGGGCGTCGTTCGCCCCGTCCACCAGGTAGCCTTCGCGGCGCAGTGCTTCCTGCACGCCCGCGCAGAGGCCGCGTTCGTCATCCACCACCAGCAGTCGAAATCTCGCGTTATCCATGGTTCTCCTCGTTCACCCGCAACGGCAGCGTCAGCGTGAATACCGCGCCGCGCGTCGCCGCATTCTCCGCGCGAATCATCCCGCCGTGCGCCACGGCGATCTGCCGCACGATCCAAAGGCCCAGGCCGCTGCCGTCCTCCTTCGTCGTGTAGAACGGCTCGAACAGTGCCTCGACGTTCTCCAGGTCGATGCCCTTCCCCGTATCCGTCACCGCAATATGCATCTGGTTCGCCGCCACCTCGACGCGCGCCGCCACGAGCACCCGCCCCTCGCGCCCGACCGCCTGCACCGCGTTCAGCACCAGGTTCACCAGCGCCTGCGTCAGCTGGTCCGGGTCGGCCACGATCGGCGGCAGCGCCTCCGGCAGCTCCAGCGCGATCTCGATGCCATGCGCCGCCGCCTCCGGTCGCAGCAGCGCGCACACGTGGTCGGTCACCGCCGCCACCTGCACCGGTTGCCGGTTCACCGCCGTGCGGCCCGCCAGGCTGAGGAACTGCTTCACCAGGTTGTTCAGCCGCTCGATCTCCGTGTGGATGATGCGAAAGCGCGCCGCGGAACGCGCCCGCACTTCCGGCGGCGTGTGCGCAACGTCCTCCTCGAGGAGCTGCACGTGGATGTCGAGGGAGCTCAGCGGATTCCTGATCTCGTGCGCCAGCCGCGCCAGCAGCCGCGAGAGCAGGAGCTGTTTCTCCTGCACTGCCTTCGCCGCGTCCTGCGGCATCGGTGTGACTGGCAGCGGTTCCATGGCCGGCGAAGGTTCGCACACCTCGCGGGGCGCAACAACGCGCCGGCTGTCAATTTCTACGCACACACTGCCGGCGCCCGACCGCCCACGCGTCGGGCCAAGAAAAATGTCGGCTCCGGGCTGGACATTCCGGGAACCCGACCGACAGTCCTCAAGTCAGCAGGCCAGTGAGTCGTTGTTAGGAGCAGATTTCAGCCAGGATCAGGTTGCAGATTGCAGTGTGAGACTGCAGCGCCCTGCCGCTGCTCTTTGAGAGTTAGGTCCGAACCGTGCCACGCCGCCCTCTTGCGGCGTGGGCACAATCCCGTCGGTCCTCCGACCGCCGGGCGTACATCTCCCCCAAGAAGGTGCACGGGCACCGAAGCCAGAAACTTCATCCCTATGAAACTTTCGAAACTTCTCGCCACCCGCCAGGCCCTCCTGCGTCAGACCCAGCTCGCCAACCTCGCGTACGCCTATGTCACGCTCCGGTGCTTCGTCACCCGGATCGCGAACGCGAACCTGCATGGCCTCGTCCGCCTTCGTCCGGCTGACCCCGACGACGGGTGTTACTGGGCCACGCTTACCGCGCTCGATTTCAACCAGTCCGTCGTCGAGGAGCACTTCGGCGACCAGGAACTGATCCAGCTCGCCGATGCCGTGGCTTTCGCCACCGACACCGACTTCGCCGAGGTCGAGTTCCGGCTCGAGGAAATGGGCGACCGCTTCCTGCAGCCGCTGCACGAGACCCTTGAAGAGGCGGGCATCACGCTCGACCACGAGCAGGGGAGCCCGAACGTTTCGGCCGACAACGCCGACTAGTCGCGCCGGCGCCGGCTACGCCGCGTCGCCCGGCCGCTGCTTCCGTATCCGCATCGCCATGCAGGCGGCTTTCATGCCGCCCGCGTCGGACCGCCACGCCGCCGCACAACGCGGCGTAACGCCTCGCTGGCTCGCCGTTCCCTCACCGCTTGAGGTGCCGGTCGGCGAAGTCCAGGAACGCCTGCCAGTCTCCCGGCAGGATCGCGTGTCCGCCGCGGTGATACCGCCAGCCGAGGCTCCCGTCCGTCAGCGCGACGTCGAGCGGCGGGAGCTCCGTCGTGCCCAGGTCACGCTTCCCCAACAGCCGGTAGACC
Proteins encoded in this region:
- a CDS encoding ATP-binding protein, which codes for MEPLPVTPMPQDAAKAVQEKQLLLSRLLARLAHEIRNPLSSLDIHVQLLEEDVAHTPPEVRARSAARFRIIHTEIERLNNLVKQFLSLAGRTAVNRQPVQVAAVTDHVCALLRPEAAAHGIEIALELPEALPPIVADPDQLTQALVNLVLNAVQAVGREGRVLVAARVEVAANQMHIAVTDTGKGIDLENVEALFEPFYTTKEDGSGLGLWIVRQIAVAHGGMIRAENAATRGAVFTLTLPLRVNEENHG